CTTGATCGCGCCTTTCGGCGCTCCTACACCTGCCACCTCTCCTCACGCCTCACGATCCTGTAGGAGGCCAGCCCTCTGGCCGATAAGGTTCTGGCGTGGGAGGAGATCGCCGAGGGGGCTCGGCTCCTACGGTGCGGTGTTTGGTGTAGGAGGTCAGCCCTCTGGCCGATGTGGTTCTGGTGCGGAAGGTGATCGCCGAGGGGGCTCGGCTCCTACGTCTGACGCCAATCTCCTCACTCCTCACTCCTCACGCCTTGCCCCTCACCCCTTCCACGCCTCGCGCCGGCACAGGCCGCTCATTTCGCAGTAGCTGCAGGTGGTGGGGTCGCCCCAGGCGGGGAGGGGGGCGCCGGCGCTGATGGCCTGGCGGAGGTGGGTGAGGCGTTGGGCGACGGCGTCCTTGAGGTCGTCGAGGGCCTCGCCTTCGAGGGCGGCGGGGACCTTGGCGCCTTCGCGCGGGTCGAGTTTGAGGTATTCGACGCGGCGCACGTTGTCGAGCAGCAGGGCGTAGGTGGTGAGCTGCACGGCCTCGCCCTGGTCGACATCCTGTTGCCGTGGGGTGCCGCCGGTCTTGTAGTCGATGATGCCCCTGCCTTCCGGGCTGCGGTCCACGCGGTCCAGGCGCCCTCTCAGCACCAGTCCGTCCGTCAGGGTCCGCTCGCCGCCGACCTCGGTCTGTTCCACCTGCCAGTCGGTCTGGCGCCGGATCTGCCAGTCGATGTAGGCGGGGATGAGGGCGCGCCAGCGGGCGAGCCAGCCGCGGTGCTGGAAGTTGTCTTCCGTGTCCCTGGCGAAGGCCTGTTGCGCGATCTGGTCGAGCAGGGCCTCGGCCTCGGCGCGGTTGGCGTGGTTGAGCGGGCGGCCGAAGGGGCCGGGCAGGCCGTCGCGTCCGCCGTGGAAGGCCTCCAGGCAGGCGTGCACGCGTTCGCCGTAGTCGGCCTTGCTCAGGAGCTCGGAGATCTCCTCCGGCGGCTGCAGCTTGAGGCACTGGGCGGCGAAGAAGCGGTAAGGGCAGTCGATGAGCTGCTGGTGACGGGAGGCGGAGTAGCGGTCGGGCACCAGGGCGGCGGGCACCGTGGGCGCGGGCCGCGTGGGGATGCCGGGCAGGGGCAGGTCGCCGGTCGGGCGCACCTGGGCCTCGGGGCGCAGGGCCATGCGCCCGAGGGTCGTGTCGGTCAGGTCGTCGCCCCAGGCGAGCCGGTGGAAGCCCTGGATGGCCTCCAGCCAGGGGCTGGGCAGCAGCGGCTCGCCGGCGTCCTCGCCCTGGTAGGTGAGGAGCACGTCGTTGGCGGACTGCAGCAGGCCGCGGAAGCGGGCCTTGACGGCATCGCGGGTCTCGGCCCAGCCGGGCAGGCCGAGGTCGCGGCGCACGTGGTCGTTGAAGAAGGGCTGGGCCGGCGGCGTGCCCGGCAGCCGGGCGCGGTCGGCGCCGGCCACGATCAGGGCGTCGAAGCGCGTCAGCGGGGTCTGCTCCAGGCCGAGGAGCTGCACCGGGCTCGAGGCCAGCGCGGGACGGAAGTTGTGGGATTCCAGGGTGCGGCCGAGCCAGGTGCGGAATTCGGTCCAGTCGATGGCCAGGGCGTGGCCGTCCAGCTCGGCGTGCATGGCCGTGAGTTCCTGCTGGATGCGCTGGCCGGCGGCATCCTCGCCGAAGCGCTGCCACACGCCGAGCCGGCGCAGGCTGTCTTCCAGGGCGTCGAGGTAGGCCCGCGGCGGGCGCGGCCGGTCGTCGAGCAGCAGGCCGCGCAGCGGCGCGCCGGCCTCGTCCAGGCGGTCGAGCAGGTCGCGCACCGCGCGGCCGGCCTCCTCGCCCCAGGCGGGCAGGCGCTTCAGGCGCCAGTCCACGTGCCAGCGGTAGCGGTCGAGGTCGCGGGCGATGTTCTCGTGGCGCACCACGTCCTGCTCGAAGCGATGGACGGTGGCCAGGTGGGCCTCGCGTTCGGCCGCCGGGCAGACGAAGGGCGACTTGAGCACGTCCAGCAGCGGCTGGCAGGCGTAGTCCTCTTCCACGGCCTCGAGCCAGCGTTCCAGCACGGCGGCGGCACTGGTGGTGGACAGGGCCCAGCCGGCGCTGTCCTGCAGTACCAGGCCGGCGCGTTCCAGCAGGGCGCGCACGCGCCGCGCCAGGCGCCGGTCGTCGCTGACCACGCCGATGGTCTGTTTGCCCGCCAGCAGCCACTGGCGCACGGCCAGGTCGATGCCCATGGCGTGCTGTTCGGCGTCCAGGGCGCGGAACACCCGCAGGCGGCCGGCCAGCGGGCTTTGCGGGTGAGTGGCGGCGAAGCGCCGGGCCCGCTCGGCCAGCGGGGCATCCTCCGGCCCCCGGGCCGGTTCCAGCGCCTGGGCGAGGAGCTCGCCGACGGGCGAGCGCGCCGGTGGTTCGGTGCCGTCGATACCGAAGAGGGCCGCGGCCGCGTCGTCGTCGGCCTGTACCACGACCTCGCCCTGGCCAGCCCGCATCAGGCCGGCGAGGAAGCGGGCCTCGGCGGGGAGCAGGGTCTCGAAGCCGGCGGCGAAGACGCGCAGCCGCGGGTCCAGCCAGTCGGCGTGGGTATCGAGGGCGTGCACGTAGTGGGTCTGGATCTCCTCGCGGCCCAGGGCCGCCAGCTGCTCGCGCCAGGCCCGCCACAGGGTATGCACCAGTCCGGCCTCGCGGCTCAGTGCCGCCAGGCCCTCGGCAGGGGCGCCGAGGCTCGCCCGCACCCGCTGTTCGAAGTGCGCCGGGTCGTCGTCCAGGCCGTCGCTGTGCCCGGCGAGGTCGTCGAACAGCCGCAGCAGGCTGTCGGCCACCAGCCAGGGGTCGTGGTCGGCGAGCAGGGCGGGGTGGGCGCGCAGGGCCTCGATGACCAGCAGTTCGCGGGCGTGCTCGCCGAGCAGGGGGCGGGGCAGCGGGGCCTGTTCCAGCACCCAGCTGCGCATGACGGCGAAGTGCGGGCCGAGCAGGGCGCCGTGGCCTGCGGCCCCGGCGGCGGCGAGCAGGTGCCGGCGCAGGGGGCGGGCGGCGGTGAGGTCCGGCAGCAGGATGACGACGTGGTCGAGGTCGGGCAGGCGGTCGGCACTGCGTGCGATCACGCGCGCGGCGAGGGCGCGCAGGGCATCCTCGCCGCAGGGGATGAGATGGAGGGGGGTGTCGGGCAGGGCGGGTGGCGTCCTGTCGCTGCGGACTAGCGTTCCAGGTACTGCAGCTTGTCCGGCTTGCCGTCCCACTCCTCGGCGTCGGCCGGCGGATCCTTGCGCTGGGTGATCACGGGCCAGCTGCGGGACAGCTCGGCGTTGAGTTCGAGGAAGTGTTCCTGACCCTCGGGGACGTCGTCCTCGGGGAAGATGGCCTCGGCCGGGCACTCGGGCTCGCACAGGGTGCAGTCGATGCACTCGTCCGGATCGATGACCAGAAAGTTGGGGCCCTCGTGGAAGCAGTCGACCGGGCAGACCTCCACGCAGTCGGTGTACTTGCACTTGATGCAGTTTTCAGTGACGACGAAAGTCATGTGGTTCTCCTTCGGTGACAAGGCGCGCGCACTGCGTACGGCCGGGACAGGCCGCCATGATAATCACAAATGGCGGCGGGTTCGAGAAGCCGCAGGCGGCGTGGGTCTTAATCGTCCTCCAGGCGCGCCTTCAGCGCATACAGCGTCTCCAGTGCCTGGCGGGGGGTGAGTGCGTCCGGGTCGATCCCGGCCAGGGTC
The sequence above is a segment of the Chromatiales bacterium genome. Coding sequences within it:
- a CDS encoding PD-(D/E)XK nuclease family protein, whose translation is MIARSADRLPDLDHVVILLPDLTAARPLRRHLLAAAGAAGHGALLGPHFAVMRSWVLEQAPLPRPLLGEHARELLVIEALRAHPALLADHDPWLVADSLLRLFDDLAGHSDGLDDDPAHFEQRVRASLGAPAEGLAALSREAGLVHTLWRAWREQLAALGREEIQTHYVHALDTHADWLDPRLRVFAAGFETLLPAEARFLAGLMRAGQGEVVVQADDDAAAALFGIDGTEPPARSPVGELLAQALEPARGPEDAPLAERARRFAATHPQSPLAGRLRVFRALDAEQHAMGIDLAVRQWLLAGKQTIGVVSDDRRLARRVRALLERAGLVLQDSAGWALSTTSAAAVLERWLEAVEEDYACQPLLDVLKSPFVCPAAEREAHLATVHRFEQDVVRHENIARDLDRYRWHVDWRLKRLPAWGEEAGRAVRDLLDRLDEAGAPLRGLLLDDRPRPPRAYLDALEDSLRRLGVWQRFGEDAAGQRIQQELTAMHAELDGHALAIDWTEFRTWLGRTLESHNFRPALASSPVQLLGLEQTPLTRFDALIVAGADRARLPGTPPAQPFFNDHVRRDLGLPGWAETRDAVKARFRGLLQSANDVLLTYQGEDAGEPLLPSPWLEAIQGFHRLAWGDDLTDTTLGRMALRPEAQVRPTGDLPLPGIPTRPAPTVPAALVPDRYSASRHQQLIDCPYRFFAAQCLKLQPPEEISELLSKADYGERVHACLEAFHGGRDGLPGPFGRPLNHANRAEAEALLDQIAQQAFARDTEDNFQHRGWLARWRALIPAYIDWQIRRQTDWQVEQTEVGGERTLTDGLVLRGRLDRVDRSPEGRGIIDYKTGGTPRQQDVDQGEAVQLTTYALLLDNVRRVEYLKLDPREGAKVPAALEGEALDDLKDAVAQRLTHLRQAISAGAPLPAWGDPTTCSYCEMSGLCRREAWKG
- a CDS encoding ferredoxin family protein; its protein translation is MTFVVTENCIKCKYTDCVEVCPVDCFHEGPNFLVIDPDECIDCTLCEPECPAEAIFPEDDVPEGQEHFLELNAELSRSWPVITQRKDPPADAEEWDGKPDKLQYLER